The following proteins are co-located in the Cyanobacteria bacterium GSL.Bin1 genome:
- a CDS encoding helix-turn-helix domain-containing protein, producing MPSILATIGSNIKFYRKKLGLSQEQLADLADLHRTYVGSVERGERNISALNIEKLAAVLGVEPAKLLESKPNQIDDR from the coding sequence ATGCCGAGCATACTTGCCACCATTGGGTCAAATATCAAGTTTTATAGAAAAAAACTTGGGCTAAGTCAGGAGCAATTGGCTGACTTAGCAGATTTGCACAGGACATATGTTGGTTCTGTTGAACGAGGTGAGAGAAACATCTCTGCCCTTAATATTGAAAAACTTGCGGCAGTGCTTGGCGTTGAACCAGCAAAGCTATTGGAATCAAAGCCAAACCAGATTGATGACAGATAG
- a CDS encoding Uma2 family endonuclease, which produces MTQTLEQRTYTREEYLEFEMASEERHEYVNGEIRLMTGGTPDHNELAINLATLLKSALRGKPYRIFGADQRLWIPDRNLYTYPDLMVVEKPLQLQTGRTDTVTNPCFIAEVLSKLTQDYDHGEKFSAYRTIESFREYLLIDQYSIQVEHYVKTAANQWLLSEYDDPNVTLSLSAFEAQIEIIALYENIEINA; this is translated from the coding sequence ATGACACAGACACTTGAGCAACGCACCTATACCCGTGAAGAATATCTGGAATTTGAAATGGCTTCGGAGGAACGCCATGAATATGTAAACGGAGAAATTCGACTCATGACGGGAGGTACACCTGACCACAACGAATTGGCAATTAACCTTGCAACCCTGCTCAAATCTGCTTTGCGAGGCAAACCTTACCGGATTTTCGGAGCCGATCAACGGTTGTGGATTCCCGATCGCAATCTTTACACCTATCCCGATCTGATGGTTGTCGAAAAACCCCTACAGCTTCAAACCGGGCGTACCGACACCGTGACCAATCCCTGCTTTATTGCTGAAGTGTTGTCCAAATTAACCCAAGATTACGATCACGGCGAAAAGTTTTCTGCTTACCGCACCATTGAAAGCTTCCGCGAATATCTCCTCATTGATCAGTACAGTATTCAGGTAGAACACTACGTCAAAACGGCTGCTAATCAATGGCTGCTATCAGAATATGATGATCCGAATGTTACGTTGTCCTTGAGTGCATTTGAAGCTCAAATCGAAATCATTGCCCTCTATGAAAACATTGAGATTAACGCTTGA